The Paenibacillus mucilaginosus 3016 genome includes the window CACCGAGGACATTGCCATCGTCTCCTCAGGGAATGTGCACGATGCCAGTGCGAAGCATTCCAACGCTGCCTTCGCGGTCGGCGGCCCGATCATTGCCGATGTGCTCGCTTCCGAGCAGGCGGCTGCGAATCTCGGGGGAGGCGCTTCCTTCCCGGAGTATGCGCCGAGCGAAGGTGCGGACAGCGGTGCTCTGAGCGTACGTCTGCTGACCGAAGGGAAGGTCAACGCCCACCTGCTGCACCTGCTCTCCGAAGCCGGCAGCGGGAACACCGTCTGGATGGGCATGTTCTATCTGGCTGACCCCGATGTGCTGAAGGCGCTGAGGGAAGCGTCGAACCGCGGAGCGGAGATCCGGCTGATCCTGGACCCTAACCAGAATGCCTTCGGCAATGAGAAGATCGGGCTGCCGAACCGCCCGGTAGCCGAAGATCTTGTGAACGGGACCGACGGCCGCATCAAGGTGAAGTGGTACAATACGGGCGAGGAGCAGTATCATACGAAAATGATGATGGTGACCGGTGCGAACCGGATGTCGATCCTCTCCGGCTCCACCAACTTCACGACCCGCAATCTCGATGACCTCAATCTCGAGACGGATCTGCTTATCTCCGGCCCCGCCGACAGCGAGGTTTCCCGAAACGTGGAGGCCTACTTCAACCGGCTATGGGACAACCGGGACGGAAGCTATACACTGGATTATGAGGCCTACAAGGAAAAAACGTACCCGCTCAAAAAGCTGGTCTACCAGCTGCAGGGCTGGCTCGGGTTTACTACGTTCTGATGTCCGCTCATAAGTCGCAACTGAAACTCGTGCCGCCTCTCTCCTCATGCTAAAATAGGGATGTAATTATTTTACATTTATCAAGGAAAAAGAGGTGTTTTGGCGTGAGAAAACAGTGGATTTGTGCTGCCGCCGGTACGGCTCTGCTCCTCTTAGCCGTACTTCCAGCTGGACATGCCCTCGGTTCCGTTCCTGCTTCCGAATCCGCTTCCGTGTCTGCCGGAAGCCATCTCTCCTCCCCCGCTGGGCTGGGGAAACGGTTGATTCGGCCGAAGAAGCTTCCGGATGCCTTCATCCAAGGCGACTATGCACGCATCTATGCACAGCTGAGTCCTGAGCTTCAGGCAAGCTTCAGTGCCGCCGAGCTGGAGCAGGCCGGAACGGAGTTTTTCAGGGATACAGGCTCTCTTCATCTGCTGACCAAGGTGGACCTGTCTGTCGGGACACAGTACATTTGGGCCAATGCCGATGCAGCCAAGGGCCTCATGGCTGTCTTCTCCCCGGACGGCAGCATCACGGGGCTCCTGCTGAAACCTCTGACTCCCCATCCGGAATCGGATGCCCGTCTCACCCGTACGGCCTACCGCATGCCGGTAACAGGATCTTGGTTTGTCTTCTGGGGCGGAACGAATGAGCTTCTGAATTACCATTATCCTTACGAAAGCCAGCGGTATGCCTATGATCTGGTCGTTGCCCGAAGGGATGGCACCACATACACGGGTGACCCGGCCAAACTTGAGAGTTACTTTGCCTTTGGCCGGGAAGTCGTTGCTCCGGCCGACGGCAGGGTAATACGCACCTTGGACTCCGTGCCTGACAACTCTCCCGTCGGCGGGACAACCAATACGGCCCGGCCATTCGGCAATTATGTCGTCATCGATCACGGCGGTGGCGAATACAGTGTACTGGCCCATCTTCAACTGGGATCTGTGAAGGTTCAGCCCGGCCAGGCTGTGAAGAGGGGGGAAACCATCGGACGCTGCGGGAACTCCGGCAATTCGACCGAGCCTCATATCCATTATCAAGTTCAGAATTCCCCGGAACCAGGAGAGGGTCAGTCGCTGCGCATCCGGCCTCTGCACGGCAAAGAACCCATCAGAGGGGAATTTGTCCGCGGCATGGGGCGGCAGGGTTAGCCAGCATATAGGGAAGGAACCGCCAGGGAATGTTTTTCGAGCCCCCGACGGTTTCTTTCCCATTGCATCCTTAACATTGAAGTCTTCGGCCTGCCTGGCATGCCAAACTCCTCCCCTCCATATACTTAGAAGGACAACCGGCTGCGATTCGCTTATCACCTGATAGGTTAAACGTAGGTATATCTATTCCTTGGGAGGCGTCTTTATGAAAAAAAACGTTATTATCCGTTGGCTGAATGTTGCCGGCCTGCTCGCCGTCCTTATCCTCAATTACC containing:
- a CDS encoding M23 family metallopeptidase, whose product is MRKQWICAAAGTALLLLAVLPAGHALGSVPASESASVSAGSHLSSPAGLGKRLIRPKKLPDAFIQGDYARIYAQLSPELQASFSAAELEQAGTEFFRDTGSLHLLTKVDLSVGTQYIWANADAAKGLMAVFSPDGSITGLLLKPLTPHPESDARLTRTAYRMPVTGSWFVFWGGTNELLNYHYPYESQRYAYDLVVARRDGTTYTGDPAKLESYFAFGREVVAPADGRVIRTLDSVPDNSPVGGTTNTARPFGNYVVIDHGGGEYSVLAHLQLGSVKVQPGQAVKRGETIGRCGNSGNSTEPHIHYQVQNSPEPGEGQSLRIRPLHGKEPIRGEFVRGMGRQG
- a CDS encoding phospholipase D family protein; translated protein: MANQPPPRPAGGQPAPAPRRDTVHVIRWILRSLAVLLIVMVTAVLIYNSRKPLPPGLSYEGPVHRTDSVEFLYDLTYKDKTGNKEMREETILKRILQAIDEADSFVVIDMFLFNSYVNEGQLFPKITEQLTQKLIQRKQQNPKLNAVFITDEVNTSYGSHPSPELERLKAAGVQTVITDTDPLRDSTPLYSALWRIFFRPYGTEGRGWVSNPMADTAPDMTVRSYANLFNVKANHRKVIATEDIAIVSSGNVHDASAKHSNAAFAVGGPIIADVLASEQAAANLGGGASFPEYAPSEGADSGALSVRLLTEGKVNAHLLHLLSEAGSGNTVWMGMFYLADPDVLKALREASNRGAEIRLILDPNQNAFGNEKIGLPNRPVAEDLVNGTDGRIKVKWYNTGEEQYHTKMMMVTGANRMSILSGSTNFTTRNLDDLNLETDLLISGPADSEVSRNVEAYFNRLWDNRDGSYTLDYEAYKEKTYPLKKLVYQLQGWLGFTTF